The DNA window TACGTAAAGCACCGAGTCTGACAGGACTGGTTACGTCGATGGCCTTAGTGGTCACTTCTTTTGTTTCATACGCAGACAGTCAGCCCCCGGAGGTGCTTCCCCCGGTACACGGGATTGCCATGCACGGGGAAGTGAAATACCCCTCGGATTTCGATCATTTTGACTATGTGAATCCGGCAGCCCCAAAAGGCGGTCATCTCAAACTGAGCGCCGTCGCAAACGGTTTCGACAGTTTTAATCCGTTTGTTGTTCGGGGTGTTGCCGCAGCCGGCATCAGCACCTACGTCTACGACACTCTGATGGTGGCCTCCGATGACGAACCCTTCTCCGCGTATGGGTTGATCGCAGAGAGTCTGGAAGTACCCGCGGATCGAAGCTACGTGATTTTCAACCTGCGGGAAGAAGCCCGCTTCCAGGACGGAGAACCGATTACCGCTGAAGACGTGGCATTTTCCTTCCGGATCCTGACCACGGAAGGCCATCCCTTTTACCGTAATTACTACTCCGATATCCAAAGTGTCTCAGTAGAAGACGATCATCGCGTTCGTTTCGATTTCGGTGAGACAGAGAACCGCGAGCTGCCCTTGATTATCGGCCAAATGCCGATTCTACCGGAACACTACTGGCAAGATCGGGAGTTTGAAGGCAATGGTCTGAACGTGCCGGTGGGCAGTGGAGCTTATCGCATTGCGTCCTTCGACGCCGGCCGGGCCCTGACTTTCGAACGTGTCCCCGATTACTGGGCAGTTGAGCTTCCTGTTCGTAAGGGGCGCTTTAATTTCAACAAAATCACCTACGAATACTACAGTGACGATACGGTTGCACTGGAATCCTTCAAAGCCGGCAATTTCGATTTCCGGCAAGAAACCTCAGCGAAAAACTGGGCAACGGCCTACACCGGCAAGCCGTTCGACAACGGTTCGATAACCAAAGCTGCAATAGAACACCACCGTCCAACCGGTATGCAGGGGTTTATCTTCAACACCCGTAACGCGGTTTTCAAAGACCCTAAAGTTCGCGAAGCCCTGGCGTACGGATTCGATTTCGAATGGGCAAACCAAAACCTGTTTTATGGTCAGTACAGCCGAACAGATAGCTTTTTCGAGAATAGTGAACTCGCCGCTAATGGCCTGCCGTCCGGGCGCACACTGGAAATCCTTGAGCCCTTCCGTTCGAAACTCAGTCCGGACGTTTTCAACAAAGTATATACCCCACCTGACACAGGTAAGTCCCGCAGTATGCGCGACAACCTGAAGCAAGCGCTGAAACTGCTGAGCGAAGCTGGCTACGGCATTCAAGGCGGGAAAATGGTTCACAAAGAAACCGGCAAGCCTCTGACGTTCGAAATCCTGCTGGCGCAAAAGAGCTTCGAGCGTGTGGTACTGCCCTTCACCCAGAACCTGAAAAAACTGGGTATAGATGTGACTGTACGCCTAGTCGATACCAGCCAGTACATTCGCCGCGTCCGTAGTTTTGACTTCGATATGATCACTCAGGTGTTACCTCAATCCGATTCGCCGGGTAACGAACAGAGGGATTACTGGCATTCCGTTAACGTTGATGTGGAAGGATCCCGCAATACCATTGGCGTGAACGACCCAGTAGTCGATGAATTGATTGATAGGGTGATTCAAGCACCGGACCGAGACGAGCTAGTGCATCGGGTTCGCGCGCTGGATCATGTACTTCTGCATGGCCATTACGTGATTCCTCACTGGCACCTGAGCAAAGACAGAGTCGCCTATTGGAACCATCTTGAACGGCCCGGCGTTACCCCTAAAAGTGGCATCGATCTTAACAACTGGTGGGTCGGCCGCTAAGCGGCCCCCATGAACCAAGCCGTCATGAAAGGATTCCATCCCTAGATGGGCACATACATACTTCGTCGATTGGCGCTGATTATTCCGACCCTGATCGGAATAATGCTGCTCAACTTCATCATCGTGCAGGCTGCGCCCGGAGGGCCCATTGAGCAACTGATTGCTGAAATGGAAGGGCTGGGTGGCAGTACGCTGGCCAGAGCCGGTGGCGGCGACATGGGCGGAGAAGTATCCACTGCTTCGGGCGAAAGCCGAGGGGCCCGTGGCCTGCCTCCCGAGCTCCTCTCTGAAATGGAAGCCCGATACGGCTTCGACAAACCGGCACACGAACGCTTTCTGGGAATGCTTAAAGATTACGCCACTTTTGACTTCGGTGATTCCTTCTTTCGCGACCGCTCCGTCGTCGAACTGATCATCGATAAAATGCCAGTTTCGATCTCTCTAGGCCTCTGGTCCACACTGGTGATTTATCTGATATCCATTCCACTGGGCATTCGTAAAGCCGTTAAAGACGGCTCCCGGTTCGATGTCTGGAGCAGTTCAGCCATCGTGGTCGGTTATGCTATTCCGGGGTTTCTGTTTGCGATTCTGTTGATTGTCCTGTTTGCCGGCGGTAGCTATTTCGACTGGTTCCCTCTACGGGGTCTGACCTCGCCCGACTTTGACACCATGAGGTGGTACCAGAAAGTCGCTGACTATTTCTGGCACTTAGCGCTACCGGTTACAGCCAACGTCATCGGTGGTTTTGCCACCCTGACCTTACTGACCAAAAACTCGTTTCTTGATGAAATCGGCAAACAGTACGTGGTCACCGCCCGTGCAAAAGGGCTGGACGAAAAACAAGTTCTTTACGGCCATGTGTTTCGCAACGCCATGTTAATTGTTATCGCCAGCTTGCCCGGCGTGCTTGTCTCTTTGTTCTTCACGGGCTCACTACTGATCGAGGTTATTTTCTCTCTCGATGGCCTAGGCTTGCTCGGTTTTGAAGCCGCGCTGAACCGGGATTACCCGGTTATCTTCGGCACCCTGTACATCTTCACGCTGATGGGCCTTCTGCTAAAACTCATCAGCGACATCACCTATGTACTGGTAGACCCGCGTATCGACTTTGAAAGCCGGGAGGGCGCGTAACCGTGACAAAACTCTCCCCTATCCAGCAGCGCCGGATACGCAATTTTCGCAATAACCGCCGTGGGTATTGGTCTCTTTGGCTGTTTTTGCTGATATTCGGACTCAGCCTCTGCGCCGAACTTATTGCTAACGACAAGCCCTTAGTAGTGTCTTACAACGGCGATTGGTATTTCCCGGTCACCCAGACCATTCCGGAGGAAACGTTCGGCGGGTTTCTGCCAACCGAAACCGACTACCGTGACAGCTTTATTGCGGACGAGATCAATGCCAATGGCTGGATGCTCTGGCCGCCAATCCGTTTTAGCTACAACACCATCAATTACGAACTGGATGTGCCATCCCCAGCTCCGCCCAGCGCCATCAACTGGCTGGGCACAGATGATCAAGGCCGGGATGTGGCCGCCAGAGTTATTTACGGGTTTAGAATTTCTGTGGTGTTCGGACTGACATTGACACTGGTTAGCTGCCTTATCGGAGTTGCGGTTGGGGCTATTCAGGGCTATTACGGCGGCCAGATCGACCTGTTGGGCCAACGATTTCTGGAAATCTGGTCCGGGCTGCCCATGCTTTACTTGTTGATCATCCTTTCATCCATTGTTCAGCCGAATTTCTGGTGGCTTCTGGGCATTATGCTGCTGTTCAGCTGGATGGGGCTTGTAGACGTGGTTCGGGCTGAATTTCTAAGGGCACGAAATTTTGAATATGTCAGAGCGGCAAGAGCGTTGGGGCTCGAGAATCGGCACATCATGTTCCGCCATGTACTGCCGAATGCCATGGTGGCCACCCTAACCTTTCTGCCGTTTATCCTCGCGGGTGCCATTACCAGCCTGACCTCACTCGATTTCCTGGGTTTTGGCCTGCCCTCGGGCTCACCCTCCCTCGGTGAACTGATTGCCCAAGGCAAAGCCAATCTACACGCGCCTTGGCTAGGCATCTCGGCCTTTGTCTCCTTGTCACTCATGCTGACCCTACTGGTTTTTACCGGAGAAGCCGTGCGTGATGCCTTTGACCCAAGAAAGAATTGATATGAGCGACTTGTTAAACATCTCGGATCTATCCATTCAGTTTGATGACGGCCCTCTCGCCGTGCATAACCTTTCGCTATCGATTGGCCCAGGCGAGACGTTGGCGGTCGTCGGTGAAAGCGGTTCAGGCAAATCGATTTCGGCACTTTCGGTGCTCCGTCTGCTGGACGAACGGCACGCGAGCTACCCTTCTGGCAGGATTCTGTTTCAGGATACGAATGTTCTTGAGGCTTCCGAAAAGGTCATGAAAACCATTCGGGGTCGGAAAATCAGTATGATTTTTCAGGAACCGATGACCTCTCTCAATCCGCTGCACACCGTTGAGAAACAGATTTCAGAAACTCTTCAGATTCATCTCGGCATGCGAGGGCCACAAGCACATGCACGCTGTGTCGAATTGCTTGAGCTGGTAGGCATCCCTAACCCGGAACAGCGCTTGGCAAGCTACCCACACCAGTTGTCCGGAGGCCAAAAACAACGGGTGATGATTGCCATGGCCCTGGCAAACGAACCGAAATTGCTGATCGCTGATGAACCCACTACCGCTTTAGATGTAACGGTTCAGAAGCAGGTCTTGGAACTTCTGAAATCGCTTCAGAAAAAGCTCGGCATGGCGATGCTGCTGATTACCCATGATCTTAGCCTTGTCAGACGGTATGCCGACCGAGTATTGGTGATGGAAAAAGGCAATAAGGTTGAAGAAGCGGAAACCAACCGTTTATTCACCTCGCCAGAGCATGTTTATACCCGTACATTGATTGATGCGGAGCCTCCCAGACATCCAGTGGTTCGTCAGGCAAAGCCGAATCCTTTACTCGATGTCGAGGCGCTAAACGTTTCCTTCACGCTTAAAAAAAGTTTGCTGGGCAAAGTCACCGATAGCTTCCACGCGGTGAAAGACGTGAGTCTGCAGCTAGGCCGCGGAGAAACCCTGGGCATTGTTGGGGAAAGCGGCAGTGGCAAAACCACCATCGGCCATGCCCTACTCAAACTAACGGGCAGCACGGGTTCCATTCGGCTCGACGGCACCGATTTATCGCCTTTGTCGCAGAAACAGTTTCGGCCTTGGCGTCGACGCATACAGATTGTGTTCCAGGATCCTTTTGGCAGCTTGAGCCCTCGGATGTCAGTGGCCGAAATCATTAAAGAAGGGCTCCAGATTCATGACAAAGACAATACCGAACGACACGATGCCAAGGTTATTCAGGCGTTGAAGGATGTCGGGCTCGACCTCGACGTACGCCATCGGTACCCCCACGAATTTTCAGGCGGACAGCGCCAACGCATTGCTATAGCCCGGGCGCTGGTTTTGCAGCCGGATGTTATTATTCTGGACGAACCGACATCGGCGCTCGATCGCACAGTCCAAAAGCAAGTAATTGAGCTTCTGCAAGAACTTCAGGCTCAGTATGGGCTAAGCTATATTTTTATAAGCCACGACTTGAGTGTCGTCCGTGCACTTAGCCATAAACTGCTGGTGCTGCAACACGGTGAGATTGTCGAATACGGCGATGCGGAGGCTATCTTTCGCTCGCCCCAAGAAACCTATACCAAGGAGCTGCTTAACGCGGCGTTTTTCTACAGCACTACGACCAATTGACATTACCCCCTTCGACTCGTGTCGGGGATAATGCGCCAAAATCAAGGAACATAGGGAGTTGATACCCATGGGTATTCTCAGTGGTAAAAAAGCACTGATTGTTGGTGTGGCCAGTAAACATTCCATTGCTTATGGCATCGCCGAAGCTTTCGCTCGCGAAGGTGCAGAACTGGCTTTCACGTATCAGAACGAGAAACTTCAGTCTCGCGTCGAGAAGTTTGCCGACCAGTGGGGAAGCAACATCACCATCCCCTGCGACGTAGCCAGCGATGAAGAAATCGAGAACGTATTCACTGAGCTGGGCAAGCACTGGGAAAACATCGACATCATCATTCACGCCGTTGGCTTCGCGCCCGGTCATGAGCTGGATGGCAATTACGTGGATGTAACCACCCGAGATGGTTTCCGCATCGCCCACGACATCAGCTCTTACAGCTTTGTCGCCCTGGCGAAGGGTGCCCGTAAAATGATGCACGAAGGTAGCAGCCTGCTGACCCTGAGCTACCTGGGCGCAGAGAAAGTGCTGCAGAACTACAACGTGATGGGTCTAGCCAAAGCCTCTCTGGAGGCCAACGTTCGGTACATGGCCGCTAGCTTGGGCAAAGAAGGCATTCGTGTGAACGGTATCTCTGCAGGCCCGATCAAGACTCTGGCCGCTTCTGGCATCAAGAGTTTCCGCCGCATGCTGGCAGAGAACGCGAGACGCGCGCCCCTTCGCCGTAACGTGACCACCGAAGAAGTGGGCAACGCCGCTGCGTTCATGAGTTCGAACCTGGCATCTGGTATCACAGGTGAGATTCTTTACGTTGACGGTGGTTTCAACATCACCGGTATGGGCGAACTTGAAGACTAACGGCTCGTCCGCAGCTCATTCTTTCTGAATAAAGCCGGCGTATGCCGGCTTTATTCATTCTGATCTCGAGAAAGCATCCGCGACGGCTTCAAGCCAGCGTAAATAATCCGTCTCATCCGAATCAACCACCCGCACACCATTCAAATAGTGAGCGCCTTCCGCTTTCTGCCAGACCACTTCAACCGTAAGCTTTAAGGATTCGTGCCGGCCCGACAGCTGGACTTCTGCGGTAAGCAATGAGCCTATGCGCAGCACCTCACTGGTCACCAAACTCATCCCGCTTGCGGAGAGATCCCGAACTTCGCAGGTTCGCACAGAACCCTCAAACGACGCCCCACCCAGCACACTCGGCTCTGCGGATTCGACATGCAACCGGACAGTAGCCCGAGCTGACAACCGGTAATCTTCGCGTTTTTCGGCGCCATCCGGAACCGCAACTTCCTGTCCAAAGTGGTAATCTTTGTCCATCACAAACCCCCTTCATTCCGGCTACCTCGAATTCTGCCAACGACACGACTGAGCGTATCGTCAAAAGCCGCGCCGCCCCCGAGAATTTTAATGGTGCCACCGACGATGCCTGATACCAATTCATCCTTCATGAACTGATGCCGGTTAAGCCCCAAGCGGTCAACGAAAACGAACTTACCCGTCGCCGCTATTTTAACGGCCAGCTTCAGGCGCAGCGGAGTGCCGCTCTCCTGCCCATGCTCAAGAACAATCCAACCTTCGAGCCCAAGCTGATCGATTTCGCGAGCGGCTCTCGTTTCAGCTTCATGCAATCGCCTTTCGGACTCCAACTTTTCATCAGCCACTCGCTGCTGTTCGGCCTCAGCGCGCAGCCGTTCAAGCATGGCGTCATCGGCGG is part of the Marinobacter sp. JH2 genome and encodes:
- a CDS encoding extracellular solute-binding protein, encoding MTKIRKAPSLTGLVTSMALVVTSFVSYADSQPPEVLPPVHGIAMHGEVKYPSDFDHFDYVNPAAPKGGHLKLSAVANGFDSFNPFVVRGVAAAGISTYVYDTLMVASDDEPFSAYGLIAESLEVPADRSYVIFNLREEARFQDGEPITAEDVAFSFRILTTEGHPFYRNYYSDIQSVSVEDDHRVRFDFGETENRELPLIIGQMPILPEHYWQDREFEGNGLNVPVGSGAYRIASFDAGRALTFERVPDYWAVELPVRKGRFNFNKITYEYYSDDTVALESFKAGNFDFRQETSAKNWATAYTGKPFDNGSITKAAIEHHRPTGMQGFIFNTRNAVFKDPKVREALAYGFDFEWANQNLFYGQYSRTDSFFENSELAANGLPSGRTLEILEPFRSKLSPDVFNKVYTPPDTGKSRSMRDNLKQALKLLSEAGYGIQGGKMVHKETGKPLTFEILLAQKSFERVVLPFTQNLKKLGIDVTVRLVDTSQYIRRVRSFDFDMITQVLPQSDSPGNEQRDYWHSVNVDVEGSRNTIGVNDPVVDELIDRVIQAPDRDELVHRVRALDHVLLHGHYVIPHWHLSKDRVAYWNHLERPGVTPKSGIDLNNWWVGR
- a CDS encoding microcin C ABC transporter permease YejB, with the protein product MGTYILRRLALIIPTLIGIMLLNFIIVQAAPGGPIEQLIAEMEGLGGSTLARAGGGDMGGEVSTASGESRGARGLPPELLSEMEARYGFDKPAHERFLGMLKDYATFDFGDSFFRDRSVVELIIDKMPVSISLGLWSTLVIYLISIPLGIRKAVKDGSRFDVWSSSAIVVGYAIPGFLFAILLIVLFAGGSYFDWFPLRGLTSPDFDTMRWYQKVADYFWHLALPVTANVIGGFATLTLLTKNSFLDEIGKQYVVTARAKGLDEKQVLYGHVFRNAMLIVIASLPGVLVSLFFTGSLLIEVIFSLDGLGLLGFEAALNRDYPVIFGTLYIFTLMGLLLKLISDITYVLVDPRIDFESREGA
- a CDS encoding ABC transporter permease; the protein is MTKLSPIQQRRIRNFRNNRRGYWSLWLFLLIFGLSLCAELIANDKPLVVSYNGDWYFPVTQTIPEETFGGFLPTETDYRDSFIADEINANGWMLWPPIRFSYNTINYELDVPSPAPPSAINWLGTDDQGRDVAARVIYGFRISVVFGLTLTLVSCLIGVAVGAIQGYYGGQIDLLGQRFLEIWSGLPMLYLLIILSSIVQPNFWWLLGIMLLFSWMGLVDVVRAEFLRARNFEYVRAARALGLENRHIMFRHVLPNAMVATLTFLPFILAGAITSLTSLDFLGFGLPSGSPSLGELIAQGKANLHAPWLGISAFVSLSLMLTLLVFTGEAVRDAFDPRKN
- a CDS encoding ABC transporter ATP-binding protein — protein: MSDLLNISDLSIQFDDGPLAVHNLSLSIGPGETLAVVGESGSGKSISALSVLRLLDERHASYPSGRILFQDTNVLEASEKVMKTIRGRKISMIFQEPMTSLNPLHTVEKQISETLQIHLGMRGPQAHARCVELLELVGIPNPEQRLASYPHQLSGGQKQRVMIAMALANEPKLLIADEPTTALDVTVQKQVLELLKSLQKKLGMAMLLITHDLSLVRRYADRVLVMEKGNKVEEAETNRLFTSPEHVYTRTLIDAEPPRHPVVRQAKPNPLLDVEALNVSFTLKKSLLGKVTDSFHAVKDVSLQLGRGETLGIVGESGSGKTTIGHALLKLTGSTGSIRLDGTDLSPLSQKQFRPWRRRIQIVFQDPFGSLSPRMSVAEIIKEGLQIHDKDNTERHDAKVIQALKDVGLDLDVRHRYPHEFSGGQRQRIAIARALVLQPDVIILDEPTSALDRTVQKQVIELLQELQAQYGLSYIFISHDLSVVRALSHKLLVLQHGEIVEYGDAEAIFRSPQETYTKELLNAAFFYSTTTN
- a CDS encoding enoyl-ACP reductase: MGILSGKKALIVGVASKHSIAYGIAEAFAREGAELAFTYQNEKLQSRVEKFADQWGSNITIPCDVASDEEIENVFTELGKHWENIDIIIHAVGFAPGHELDGNYVDVTTRDGFRIAHDISSYSFVALAKGARKMMHEGSSLLTLSYLGAEKVLQNYNVMGLAKASLEANVRYMAASLGKEGIRVNGISAGPIKTLAASGIKSFRRMLAENARRAPLRRNVTTEEVGNAAAFMSSNLASGITGEILYVDGGFNITGMGELED
- a CDS encoding PilZ domain-containing protein, with translation MDKDYHFGQEVAVPDGAEKREDYRLSARATVRLHVESAEPSVLGGASFEGSVRTCEVRDLSASGMSLVTSEVLRIGSLLTAEVQLSGRHESLKLTVEVVWQKAEGAHYLNGVRVVDSDETDYLRWLEAVADAFSRSE